A genomic window from Methanobrevibacter sp. TLL-48-HuF1 includes:
- a CDS encoding DUF447 domain-containing protein — MEINLSSVGMEKGRQYETIITTISLEGKRNAAPIGVICTGKDSVICRIFKGSTTLENIISQKEFTVNITENPQLFTLSTIDNLPENYFDENNSIKNIESYFKCEVTDLIEAVKRSDPIKSNSKAIVIKAKVTSHVINKNIKAINRAMGLLIETLVNFTRIDMVDDEQKEYYLGRFREAKRVINKVGSKEEQKAIHEIKKELIKKGYSP, encoded by the coding sequence ATGGAAATAAATTTATCTTCAGTTGGAATGGAAAAAGGAAGACAATACGAAACAATAATAACTACAATAAGCCTTGAGGGCAAAAGAAATGCTGCTCCAATTGGAGTTATCTGTACCGGCAAAGATAGTGTAATCTGTCGCATATTCAAAGGAAGCACTACTTTAGAAAACATTATTTCTCAAAAGGAATTTACTGTAAATATTACTGAAAATCCACAACTTTTCACTCTTTCAACAATTGATAACCTTCCAGAAAATTATTTTGATGAAAACAATTCCATTAAAAATATTGAAAGCTATTTTAAATGTGAAGTTACTGACTTAATAGAAGCTGTTAAAAGAAGCGATCCGATTAAAAGTAACTCAAAAGCTATTGTTATAAAAGCCAAAGTTACATCACATGTAATCAATAAAAATATAAAAGCTATTAACCGTGCCATGGGGCTGCTTATAGAAACTTTAGTTAATTTTACAAGAATAGACATGGTTGATGATGAACAAAAAGAATATTATCTTGGAAGATTTAGGGAAGCAAAAAGAGTAATCAATAAAGTTGGATCAAAAGAAGAACAAAAAGCAATCCATGAAATAAAAAAAGAATTAATAAAAAAAGGGTATTCCCCCTAA
- the cfbE gene encoding coenzyme F430 synthase, producing MNSLVIDMTHGGVKIAVSLAKKDETVYAYDIYNTLKSVDKKMLDVYNVKVIDLDYLNNLNGNLRVIYPVHLPLTKRDIEKYNPSLNYTFLTHHEIIKELLKNWGNDIPKIEVTGVKGKTSCVFMLKEILIDKNPLILSSLGALLYENGVKKTLKQNISITPANIKETIDLAYKIANPICEIAAGNCDSQNLKKYGCAIFESSLGVSGIGDVGLLTNIVENYPIAKNKRTASAAKSQIFNCSIVAIQKETLDKFYKNINHKKINTFSLKNYADVTIKDIEYDLDKTKINVSYNNIITTNNEVISGEFQIETFAPGKHHVQNVLGVITTCLSLNIPKEKIIKGLANYKGIKGRTNKKIIENSTIIEEINPGINTKAIEESINMINNLDDYYIAIGGDYGITCEEIDESKVSAYLNTLDYNIILTGEVGEGILKKMNKKVEYSKNFHDVYKQAIHNNKNLLLIYRSDYRKLNKR from the coding sequence ATGAACAGCCTCGTAATTGACATGACACATGGCGGAGTAAAAATAGCCGTCAGCCTTGCAAAAAAAGACGAAACAGTCTATGCCTACGACATTTACAACACTTTGAAAAGTGTTGATAAAAAAATGCTGGATGTTTATAATGTTAAAGTCATAGATTTGGACTATTTAAATAACCTAAATGGAAATTTAAGAGTAATCTATCCTGTTCATTTGCCTTTAACTAAAAGAGATATTGAAAAGTATAATCCTTCCCTAAATTATACTTTTTTAACCCATCACGAAATAATTAAAGAACTTCTGAAAAACTGGGGCAATGATATTCCCAAAATTGAAGTTACAGGAGTTAAAGGAAAAACCAGCTGTGTTTTTATGCTTAAAGAAATTTTAATTGATAAAAACCCTCTAATTTTATCCAGCTTAGGTGCATTATTATATGAAAACGGAGTGAAAAAAACATTAAAACAGAATATATCAATTACTCCTGCAAATATTAAAGAAACAATTGACCTTGCATATAAAATAGCCAACCCAATATGTGAAATAGCTGCAGGTAACTGTGATAGCCAAAATCTTAAAAAATATGGCTGTGCTATTTTTGAAAGTTCTCTCGGAGTCAGCGGAATTGGAGATGTAGGTCTTTTAACAAATATCGTTGAAAATTATCCAATAGCTAAAAATAAAAGAACTGCCAGTGCAGCTAAAAGTCAAATATTTAATTGCAGCATCGTAGCTATCCAAAAAGAAACATTAGATAAATTTTACAAAAACATCAACCATAAAAAGATAAATACATTTTCCCTAAAAAACTATGCCGATGTAACGATTAAAGACATAGAATATGATTTAGATAAAACAAAGATTAATGTAAGTTATAACAATATAATAACCACCAATAATGAAGTAATCTCTGGAGAATTTCAGATTGAAACATTTGCTCCTGGAAAACACCATGTGCAAAATGTTTTAGGAGTTATTACAACTTGTTTATCATTAAATATTCCAAAAGAAAAAATTATTAAAGGATTAGCTAATTATAAAGGAATTAAAGGAAGAACCAATAAAAAAATCATTGAAAATTCAACAATCATAGAAGAAATCAATCCAGGAATCAATACAAAAGCTATTGAAGAGTCTATAAACATGATAAATAATTTAGATGACTATTACATTGCCATTGGCGGAGATTATGGAATAACCTGTGAAGAAATTGATGAATCTAAAGTCAGCGCCTATTTAAACACTCTTGATTACAATATCATTTTAACCGGAGAAGTAGGTGAAGGAATTTTAAAAAAAATGAATAAAAAAGTAGAATATTCAAAAAACTTCCATGATGTTTATAAACAAGCTATACACAATAATAAAAACTTGCTTTTAATTTATCGCTCAGATTATAGAAAACTTAATAAAAGATAG
- a CDS encoding bifunctional NADP phosphatase/NAD kinase, producing MDAKDKKIATDLCYEIIKEVGRAIRPYVGKPESGEKVKMGADGTPTSYIDVIAEDQVINILKNAPINSYIISEEIGELKVGHGKKESVVITQELRRTDLTPEQKPKFIFLIDPIDGTSNAIKEIPAYGISIAVANVPDGRLATLNDVELGFISNFGNGNFFEAEKGKGCWLNNEEVHPSNIVNISDMSLGGFTKSGTKAASKLVDNARRMRVLGSVVLELSYVASGRYDAFLDLRGSRIIDIAASKLIVEEAGGIITDKYGEKLDNKLSIYERTIVVAANNNILHKQIIDILNDNESDVIGEVGVVSRVDEYHAILFSVKIIDYLLNNGIDVVIERSLARKLEKLKKDPNLKNIINTTIKEHPELKDQLKNLNFNIEFKLLSRTIQDFKSDMAIILGGDGTLLRTQTKMTEEIPIFGINMGTVGFLTEIEVNETFDSLKKILKGEYYLEKRTKLVVSHENHHYSALNEVVVMTDEPSKMLHFQVQVDGEIIEEFRADGLIISTPSGSTAYSMSAGGPIVDPNVGGFIIIPICPYKLGVRPFIVSDESEIIVKLLKKGKTAVFVMDGQINEEAEYQEEIRFKKSDKHVYFIRNSNKCFYKKVKDKLNEGGINN from the coding sequence ATGGATGCAAAAGATAAAAAAATAGCTACAGATCTTTGTTACGAGATTATAAAAGAGGTAGGCAGAGCTATTAGACCATATGTTGGAAAACCTGAATCTGGAGAAAAAGTTAAAATGGGGGCTGACGGCACTCCAACATCATATATTGATGTTATAGCTGAAGATCAGGTAATTAACATTTTAAAAAACGCTCCCATAAACTCCTATATCATCAGTGAAGAAATTGGAGAGCTGAAAGTTGGACATGGAAAAAAAGAAAGTGTTGTTATAACTCAGGAACTTAGAAGAACTGATTTAACTCCGGAGCAAAAACCTAAATTCATCTTCTTAATAGATCCGATTGACGGTACAAGCAATGCAATTAAAGAAATACCTGCTTATGGAATTTCAATAGCAGTTGCAAATGTTCCTGATGGCAGATTAGCTACATTAAATGATGTTGAACTAGGTTTTATCAGCAACTTTGGAAACGGTAATTTCTTTGAAGCTGAAAAAGGAAAAGGATGCTGGTTAAATAATGAAGAAGTACACCCTTCCAACATTGTAAACATCAGTGACATGTCTCTCGGAGGTTTTACTAAAAGTGGAACCAAAGCCGCTTCCAAATTAGTTGATAATGCAAGACGTATGCGTGTTTTAGGTTCTGTTGTTTTAGAACTTTCATATGTGGCCAGTGGAAGATATGATGCATTTCTTGATTTGAGAGGCAGCAGAATAATAGACATTGCAGCATCTAAATTGATTGTTGAAGAAGCAGGGGGAATTATTACCGACAAATACGGTGAAAAACTGGACAATAAATTAAGTATCTATGAAAGAACAATTGTTGTTGCAGCAAATAACAATATACTCCACAAACAGATAATCGATATCTTAAATGACAATGAAAGTGATGTTATCGGAGAAGTTGGAGTAGTGAGCCGTGTAGATGAATATCATGCAATATTATTCTCTGTAAAAATTATAGATTATCTTTTAAATAACGGTATTGATGTAGTTATTGAAAGATCATTGGCCAGAAAACTTGAAAAGCTTAAAAAAGACCCTAATTTGAAAAATATAATTAACACAACTATAAAAGAACATCCTGAGTTAAAGGACCAGTTAAAAAATTTAAACTTTAATATTGAATTTAAATTGCTCTCACGAACCATACAAGACTTTAAAAGTGATATGGCAATTATTCTCGGCGGAGACGGAACACTTTTAAGAACACAAACTAAAATGACTGAAGAAATACCGATATTCGGAATCAATATGGGTACTGTTGGATTTTTAACTGAAATTGAAGTTAATGAAACATTTGATTCACTTAAAAAAATCTTAAAAGGAGAATATTACCTGGAAAAAAGAACAAAATTAGTTGTTTCACATGAAAACCATCATTATTCTGCACTGAATGAAGTTGTTGTAATGACTGACGAACCTTCAAAAATGCTTCACTTCCAGGTACAGGTAGATGGAGAAATTATTGAAGAATTCAGAGCTGACGGTCTCATAATATCAACTCCAAGCGGATCTACAGCATATTCCATGTCTGCAGGAGGTCCAATTGTTGATCCGAATGTTGGAGGATTTATCATTATCCCAATTTGCCCATATAAACTAGGAGTAAGGCCATTTATTGTATCTGATGAAAGTGAAATTATTGTCAAATTACTTAAAAAAGGTAAAACTGCAGTATTTGTAATGGACGGTCAAATAAATGAAGAAGCAGAATACCAGGAAGAAATCAGATTCAAAAAATCAGACAAACACGTTTACTTCATAAGAAACTCAAATAAATGCTTCTATAAAAAAGTTAAAGACAAGTTAAATGAAGGAGGCATCAACAACTAA
- a CDS encoding pyruvoyl-dependent arginine decarboxylase, whose amino-acid sequence MKIAIVSGKDEGPTRLNAFDNALTDAGIGDVNLIKVSSMLGKNTRVKKLPKLKAGAMVNCVLSSVTSSKPGDTITAVVAVAIGEKLGCVVETTGTNKDKDDLIEEANFMVNYMMEKRGVEIKEIIIESASTTVENIASVVASVVYLNDEIIEG is encoded by the coding sequence ATGAAAATAGCTATTGTATCAGGAAAAGATGAGGGTCCGACAAGGTTAAATGCATTTGACAATGCATTAACTGATGCCGGAATAGGAGATGTCAATTTAATTAAAGTATCAAGTATGCTTGGAAAAAATACCAGAGTTAAAAAATTGCCAAAACTCAAAGCCGGAGCTATGGTTAATTGTGTGCTTTCTTCAGTTACCTCAAGTAAACCTGGAGATACAATAACTGCAGTTGTTGCAGTAGCTATTGGGGAAAAATTAGGCTGTGTAGTTGAAACAACTGGAACAAACAAAGACAAAGATGATTTAATCGAAGAAGCTAACTTTATGGTAAATTACATGATGGAAAAACGTGGAGTGGAAATTAAAGAGATTATAATTGAGTCAGCCAGCACAACTGTTGAAAATATAGCTTCAGTTGTAGCTTCAGTTGTTTATTTAAATGATGAAATAATTGAGGGATAA
- the ade gene encoding adenine deaminase yields MQFSAYMLDVITDSIYPARISVEDGFFKEILPIVINDDSELDIQGIILPGFIDSHIHIESTMLTPAQFAKLAVRFGTTSVVCDPHEIANVAGTDGIDFMIENSKSVPFNFYFSIPSCVPATCFETSGAILDSETIGELLKKDEAVALGEMMNFPGVINGDEEVLAKLEKAKELGKPIDGHAPLLSGKDLDKYVGEHISTDHECSNFAEAIEKKEKGMKIMVREGSSAKNMEALFDFSDRLEYWKNHESFGKMPNEVLEKRIHLPIFDFIVSDDKHTTDLIKGHLNESIKKAIDLEVSPISAIEMVTVNPSTHYNLNTGAIVKGMQADYVVVDNLNDLNILKTYVAGKCVFDGKDVLFDVNETEFKNTFDVSKKESEDFEISCDEPSADVNVIRCFNGELITEAENATLETKNGFVQPDLEEDVLKIAVVERYGGNSIANGFITGFNLKKGAIASSVAHDSHNIVVVGTNSEDMAKAVNCLIDNEGGFAIVDGDFEDSLALPIAGLMTNEDSYEVAEKLENLQKTAADFGCKLDSPFMTMSFMALLVIPAIKISDKGLFDCINFDFIDVIKN; encoded by the coding sequence ATGCAATTCAGTGCATATATGTTAGATGTTATAACTGATTCAATTTATCCAGCACGTATTTCAGTTGAAGACGGATTTTTTAAAGAAATACTTCCTATTGTCATTAACGATGACAGTGAATTGGATATTCAGGGGATTATTCTTCCGGGATTTATTGATTCCCATATCCATATTGAAAGTACAATGCTTACTCCTGCACAGTTTGCAAAACTGGCTGTAAGGTTCGGTACTACTTCAGTTGTTTGTGATCCTCATGAAATAGCTAATGTTGCAGGTACTGACGGGATAGATTTCATGATTGAAAATTCAAAATCTGTTCCTTTTAATTTTTATTTTTCAATTCCTTCCTGTGTTCCTGCAACCTGTTTTGAAACATCAGGAGCTATTCTGGACAGCGAAACTATAGGAGAACTTCTTAAAAAAGATGAGGCTGTTGCACTTGGTGAAATGATGAATTTTCCAGGTGTGATAAATGGAGATGAGGAAGTTTTGGCCAAACTGGAAAAGGCAAAAGAACTTGGAAAACCTATAGACGGTCATGCGCCTCTGCTTTCTGGAAAAGATTTGGATAAATATGTTGGTGAACATATCTCTACTGACCATGAATGCAGCAATTTTGCAGAAGCTATTGAGAAAAAAGAAAAAGGTATGAAAATAATGGTTCGTGAAGGGTCTTCTGCTAAAAATATGGAAGCTCTTTTTGATTTTAGCGACAGATTAGAATACTGGAAAAATCACGAAAGTTTTGGAAAAATGCCCAATGAAGTTCTGGAAAAAAGAATACATCTGCCTATTTTTGATTTTATCGTAAGTGATGATAAGCACACCACTGACTTAATTAAAGGTCATTTAAATGAATCCATTAAAAAAGCCATTGATTTGGAAGTCAGTCCGATAAGTGCTATTGAGATGGTTACAGTTAATCCGTCAACACATTATAATTTAAACACAGGAGCTATTGTAAAAGGAATGCAGGCAGATTATGTTGTTGTAGACAATCTGAATGATTTAAATATTTTAAAGACATATGTTGCAGGTAAATGTGTTTTTGATGGTAAAGATGTTTTATTTGATGTGAATGAAACAGAATTCAAAAATACTTTTGATGTTTCCAAAAAAGAGTCTGAGGATTTTGAAATCTCATGTGATGAACCTTCAGCAGATGTTAATGTAATCAGATGTTTCAACGGGGAATTAATAACTGAGGCTGAAAATGCAACATTGGAAACTAAAAATGGATTTGTACAGCCTGATTTGGAAGAGGATGTTTTAAAAATAGCTGTTGTTGAGCGTTATGGCGGAAATTCAATAGCCAACGGATTTATAACTGGATTTAATCTTAAAAAAGGAGCAATTGCCTCTTCTGTAGCTCATGATTCCCATAATATTGTAGTTGTAGGAACAAATAGTGAGGATATGGCAAAAGCAGTTAACTGTTTGATAGATAATGAAGGCGGTTTTGCTATTGTTGACGGTGATTTTGAAGATTCTTTGGCATTGCCTATTGCAGGATTGATGACCAATGAAGACAGCTATGAAGTAGCTGAAAAATTAGAGAATTTGCAAAAAACAGCTGCTGATTTCGGGTGCAAACTGGATTCTCCGTTTATGACTATGTCATTTATGGCTCTTTTAGTAATTCCAGCTATCAAAATATCTGATAAAGGTTTATTTGACTGTATAAACTTTGATTTTATTGATGTAATTAAAAATTAG
- a CDS encoding Gfo/Idh/MocA family protein, which yields MRTVNVGVIGVGAMGYNHARVYYKLEEANLVAVSDVSERTLNKVAKKYDAKGFTDYEDLLKDPEIEVVSVCVPTTFHHDVVMEAIKYGKHVLVEKPIAFTLKEAEDMISAAKEAGVILATGHVERFNPAVQKAKELIDNDVIGDIVSASAKRVGPFPPRIKDVGVTIDLAIHDLDVMNYLFDEEVIQVYGTMNSILEKCEFEDHAEIMINFKNESTGILEVNWLTPYKRRQIEITGTDGIISVDYIEQSIDVYGKFAQDIDIKHEEPLKEELRSFLTSVVNETEPEITGEDGLKALKMVIAATKSSKEHRPISFNELE from the coding sequence TTGAGAACAGTTAATGTAGGAGTTATTGGAGTAGGTGCAATGGGATACAACCATGCACGTGTATATTATAAATTAGAAGAAGCTAATTTAGTTGCTGTTAGTGATGTAAGTGAAAGAACATTAAATAAAGTAGCTAAAAAATATGATGCAAAAGGTTTCACTGATTATGAAGACTTACTCAAAGATCCTGAAATAGAAGTAGTTAGTGTATGTGTTCCAACTACCTTCCACCATGATGTTGTAATGGAAGCTATTAAATATGGAAAACATGTATTAGTTGAAAAACCAATAGCTTTTACCCTAAAAGAAGCAGAAGACATGATTTCTGCTGCAAAAGAAGCTGGAGTTATTTTAGCAACTGGACATGTGGAAAGATTCAATCCAGCTGTTCAAAAAGCTAAAGAACTCATTGACAATGATGTTATTGGAGATATTGTATCTGCATCTGCAAAAAGAGTAGGCCCATTCCCTCCAAGAATAAAAGATGTTGGAGTAACTATCGATTTAGCTATTCATGATTTAGATGTAATGAATTATTTATTTGATGAAGAGGTCATTCAAGTTTACGGTACTATGAATAGTATCTTAGAAAAATGTGAATTTGAAGACCATGCAGAAATCATGATTAACTTTAAAAATGAATCTACAGGAATTCTCGAAGTAAACTGGTTAACTCCATACAAAAGGAGACAAATTGAAATTACTGGAACTGACGGAATCATTTCAGTAGACTATATCGAACAAAGTATTGACGTATATGGTAAATTTGCTCAAGATATTGATATTAAACATGAAGAACCATTGAAAGAAGAATTAAGATCATTTTTAACTTCAGTTGTTAATGAAACTGAACCGGAAATTACTGGTGAAGATGGTCTTAAAGCACTTAAAATGGTAATAGCTGCTACTAAATCCTCAAAAGAACATAGGCCTATTAGCTTTAATGAACTTGAATAG
- a CDS encoding translation initiation factor IF-5A gives MSTKVVEIKTLKVGKYIVLGGEASKITSLTTSSPGKHGAAKARLEAVGIFDNQKRSIVKPVDTKVDIPIIDKRVGQVLSIQGNNVQLMDMENYDTLDLPMPEELKDQITEGIEVDYIVALGNMKIMRTK, from the coding sequence ATGTCAACAAAAGTTGTAGAGATTAAAACATTAAAAGTTGGTAAATATATCGTATTAGGTGGGGAAGCATCTAAAATCACAAGTTTAACTACTTCATCCCCTGGTAAACATGGTGCTGCTAAAGCTAGATTAGAAGCTGTAGGTATTTTCGATAACCAAAAAAGAAGTATTGTAAAACCTGTAGATACTAAAGTAGATATTCCAATTATCGATAAAAGGGTTGGTCAGGTATTATCTATCCAAGGTAACAATGTTCAATTAATGGATATGGAAAATTACGACACTTTAGATTTACCTATGCCTGAAGAATTAAAAGATCAAATTACTGAAGGTATTGAAGTAGATTACATCGTAGCTTTAGGAAATATGAAAATTATGAGAACTAAATAA
- a CDS encoding TIGR00300 family protein → MNSRTIELSGHVIDSLTLPKALDIIMDKGGDFDFLEFDVGKRKTDTSKVKMAVYAESIDLLNSILDELSVLGASISELKEVELVASSKDKVAPEGFYSTSNHTTHILYKGNWIVVENIEMDCLICVDEKNSRASVKPIAEIKAGDMIVVGRDGIKVTPPQRSREKSGTFEFMNSDVSSEKPLMNLIRGIAKEIKEIKSKGGKIAIVGGPAIVHTGSGKYLAALIREGYIDSLLAGNALATHDIESNIFGTSLGIEVETGEIIAHGHTHHMRAINKINRSGSIKQAVEDGTLTGGIMYECIKKDIPYVLAGSIRDDGPLPDVITDTAESQKLMRKQAQEVDMVIMIATMLHSIAMGNLLPSKVKSICVDINPATVTKLSDRGSAQVVSIVTDIGTFLPLLYESLHESD, encoded by the coding sequence ATGAATAGTAGAACAATTGAACTTTCTGGTCATGTTATTGATTCATTAACTTTACCAAAAGCTCTGGATATTATCATGGATAAAGGTGGAGATTTTGATTTCTTAGAATTTGATGTAGGTAAAAGAAAAACTGATACTAGTAAGGTTAAGATGGCTGTTTATGCAGAGTCTATCGACCTTTTAAATTCTATTTTAGATGAATTGTCAGTATTAGGTGCATCAATATCTGAATTAAAAGAGGTTGAATTAGTTGCATCTTCAAAAGATAAAGTTGCTCCGGAAGGTTTTTATTCTACTTCAAATCATACAACTCATATTCTCTATAAAGGTAATTGGATAGTTGTTGAAAACATTGAGATGGATTGTTTAATCTGTGTTGATGAAAAGAATTCTCGTGCATCAGTTAAACCGATAGCAGAGATTAAGGCAGGAGACATGATTGTTGTTGGTCGTGATGGAATAAAAGTTACACCACCTCAAAGGTCCAGAGAAAAAAGCGGAACTTTTGAATTTATGAACAGTGATGTTTCTTCTGAAAAACCATTGATGAATTTAATCAGGGGAATTGCAAAGGAAATTAAAGAAATCAAAAGTAAAGGCGGTAAAATAGCTATTGTTGGGGGTCCGGCTATTGTACATACAGGATCAGGTAAATATCTGGCGGCTTTAATTAGGGAAGGATATATTGATTCTCTTCTTGCAGGTAATGCACTGGCTACTCACGATATTGAAAGCAATATTTTTGGAACTTCCCTGGGTATTGAAGTGGAAACAGGAGAAATTATAGCTCATGGGCATACTCATCATATGAGGGCTATTAATAAAATTAACCGTTCAGGATCAATTAAACAGGCTGTTGAAGATGGCACATTAACTGGCGGAATCATGTATGAATGTATTAAAAAGGATATTCCGTATGTTTTGGCAGGTTCTATTCGTGATGACGGTCCTCTGCCTGATGTAATAACTGACACTGCCGAGTCACAAAAATTAATGCGTAAACAGGCTCAGGAAGTGGATATGGTAATTATGATAGCTACCATGTTGCATTCAATAGCTATGGGTAATTTACTTCCTTCAAAAGTTAAAAGTATCTGTGTAGATATTAATCCGGCTACTGTTACCAAATTATCTGACAGGGGAAGTGCTCAGGTAGTTAGTATTGTAACAGATATAGGTACATTTTTACCTCTTTTATATGAATCCCTACATGAAAGTGATTAG
- the speB gene encoding agmatinase yields MLLNTYEPWKFAFSQEEIDFNNLEEGAWGIIGVPFDSTTSYHPGSRFGPIVVREASYGFEKYNTIFNTQLDNIFYDFGDVNVVFGNCKKTCDIIEDTVNELSDLKIKPLTIGGEHSLTIGVLNSLTEKYDDLTVVHLDAHRDLADTFIGEEYSHASVMKRVHEMSIKELIQIGIRSASKEEENFVENHSNIMTFKSNEVFSHLDNIEYYLSAVDTPIYLSIDMDVFDPSVAPTVGNPTPGGILYDHIEAILKTLSLKNVVGMDVVETAGDRLGDITAVLASKIIYDFLSLL; encoded by the coding sequence ATGCTTTTAAACACATATGAGCCATGGAAATTTGCTTTTTCCCAGGAAGAAATTGATTTTAACAACCTTGAAGAAGGTGCTTGGGGAATAATTGGTGTTCCGTTTGACAGTACGACATCTTATCATCCGGGTTCACGTTTTGGACCTATAGTAGTTAGAGAAGCTTCCTATGGGTTTGAAAAATATAATACTATTTTTAATACACAATTGGACAATATTTTTTACGATTTCGGAGACGTAAATGTTGTTTTTGGAAACTGTAAAAAAACATGTGACATAATTGAAGATACTGTTAACGAACTGTCTGATTTAAAAATCAAACCATTGACTATTGGGGGAGAACATAGTTTAACTATTGGTGTTCTTAATTCATTAACTGAAAAATATGATGATTTGACTGTTGTCCATTTAGATGCTCATAGGGATCTGGCAGATACTTTTATTGGAGAGGAATATTCTCATGCCAGTGTTATGAAAAGGGTTCATGAAATGAGCATTAAGGAATTGATTCAGATAGGTATCAGGTCAGCTTCAAAGGAAGAGGAGAATTTTGTTGAAAATCACTCTAACATTATGACATTTAAAAGTAATGAAGTATTCAGTCATCTTGATAATATAGAATATTATTTAAGTGCTGTGGACACTCCAATTTATCTCTCTATCGATATGGATGTTTTTGACCCGTCTGTTGCTCCAACTGTTGGCAATCCAACTCCCGGTGGAATATTATATGATCATATAGAAGCAATACTCAAAACTTTATCTTTAAAAAATGTTGTTGGTATGGATGTTGTTGAAACAGCTGGTGACAGATTAGGGGATATTACTGCAGTTCTGGCTTCAAAAATAATTTATGATTTTTTATCATTATTGTGA
- the hemC gene encoding hydroxymethylbilane synthase gives MNVGTRGSQLALAQTNQVCKDLASITHENIDVNIIKTKGDKITNSQLYNMDAKGLFTKELDKALLEEEIDFAVHSFKDLPTELDEELEIVAVPKRVAPNEVLISNKNWNELGPKSKLGTSSLRREAFCNYHNKNFELKPIRGNIETRISKVNDSDLDATIMAQAGLIRLNLTQHIKTVFPLDYITPAAGQGALAIITRKDSDKKEIISKLNDYQSRQEVLAEKQVLEELGVGCQWPIGAIAQMKDKQFCIYSILLTKEGEVLKEHSEKGSIRDAIQFGTKIGKIFKDYV, from the coding sequence TTGAATGTTGGAACAAGAGGAAGTCAATTAGCACTTGCACAAACTAATCAAGTTTGTAAAGATTTAGCATCAATTACTCATGAAAACATTGATGTTAACATAATTAAAACAAAAGGCGACAAAATAACTAATTCTCAATTATACAACATGGATGCAAAAGGTCTTTTTACTAAAGAACTTGATAAAGCATTACTTGAAGAAGAAATAGATTTTGCTGTACATAGTTTTAAAGATTTACCAACTGAATTAGATGAAGAACTTGAAATAGTTGCAGTTCCAAAACGTGTAGCTCCAAATGAAGTATTAATCTCTAATAAAAACTGGAATGAACTAGGTCCCAAGTCCAAACTTGGAACTAGTAGCCTTAGAAGAGAAGCTTTTTGTAATTACCACAATAAAAACTTCGAACTTAAACCAATTAGAGGTAATATTGAAACCAGAATCAGTAAAGTTAATGATAGTGATTTAGATGCAACAATTATGGCTCAGGCAGGATTAATAAGATTAAATCTTACACAGCACATAAAAACAGTGTTTCCTCTAGATTATATCACTCCTGCTGCAGGTCAAGGAGCACTAGCTATTATAACTAGAAAAGATTCTGATAAAAAAGAAATTATTTCTAAATTAAATGACTATCAGTCCAGGCAAGAAGTGCTTGCTGAAAAACAAGTGCTTGAAGAACTAGGTGTAGGTTGTCAATGGCCAATTGGTGCTATAGCACAAATGAAAGACAAACAATTTTGTATATACTCAATCCTATTAACCAAAGAAGGAGAAGTTCTAAAAGAACATAGTGAAAAAGGATCAATAAGAGATGCCATCCAATTTGGTACAAAAATAGGAAAAATTTTTAAGGATTATGTTTAA